A window of the Gloeobacter morelensis MG652769 genome harbors these coding sequences:
- a CDS encoding sigma factor-like helix-turn-helix DNA-binding protein, whose product MALLRRRHTAGLFKHVKFFGFAEAAARNLVEEIWASLPAAAKKYDSRRGSFRNWLYKSHAWAEIKRAKGAENRYHNALEVCRLQNFEAFVSPPPHPVDYPLRAALEAALRRLRPRERQLIKFLYFWVPPLQKAEVAERLNLEVPEVKRLEKVALRQLRFLVPKDFSDYFRG is encoded by the coding sequence ATGGCGCTGCTGCGGCGGCGCCACACGGCAGGACTGTTCAAACACGTCAAATTCTTCGGCTTCGCCGAAGCTGCGGCCCGCAACCTCGTCGAGGAGATTTGGGCAAGCTTGCCAGCAGCGGCTAAAAAGTACGATTCCCGGAGGGGCAGCTTCCGAAATTGGCTGTATAAATCGCACGCATGGGCTGAAATCAAACGGGCTAAAGGGGCCGAAAACCGCTACCACAACGCCCTGGAGGTTTGCAGGTTGCAAAACTTTGAGGCTTTTGTTTCTCCACCCCCGCACCCCGTCGATTACCCGCTACGCGCCGCCTTGGAGGCCGCTCTTCGCCGATTGCGGCCCAGAGAACGGCAGCTGATCAAATTTTTGTACTTTTGGGTACCTCCGCTTCAAAAAGCGGAGGTGGCCGAGCGGCTCAACCTCGAAGTGCCAGAGGTCAAACGCTTGGAGAAGGTGGCGTTGCGCCAGTTGAGGTTTTTGGTTCCGAAGGATTTTTCCGACTACTTTCGGGGGTAA
- a CDS encoding response regulator has product MTNPTTPIKILHIDDHPAARRALKIIVEQFLGDGFELIGQAAGGEQGIEMALRLKPDVVLLDISMPPGIDGNRTAGSIFEGWPEAKILHYTGNWSGTLARSLAAGKVAGYCYKICSDEELANAIRAAHAGESGIRPAEDAGRAPSAIEPSVEPQASEAPSHKKTTPTATTQSPPPAEKPETRPNPAGGWLAKVWSRLKAAVPRKPDRRL; this is encoded by the coding sequence ATGACGAACCCAACCACACCCATCAAAATTTTGCACATCGACGATCACCCGGCGGCGCGGAGGGCACTCAAAATCATCGTCGAGCAATTTCTCGGCGACGGATTCGAGCTGATCGGGCAGGCCGCGGGTGGAGAGCAAGGGATCGAAATGGCACTGCGACTGAAGCCGGATGTCGTTCTGCTCGATATTTCGATGCCCCCGGGCATCGATGGCAACCGGACCGCCGGGTCGATATTCGAAGGCTGGCCCGAGGCAAAGATTTTGCATTACACCGGCAATTGGAGCGGCACGCTGGCGCGTTCGCTTGCAGCGGGAAAGGTGGCCGGATATTGTTACAAGATATGCAGCGACGAAGAATTGGCGAACGCCATTCGTGCAGCGCATGCTGGCGAATCCGGCATACGGCCCGCCGAAGATGCAGGCCGAGCGCCGAGCGCGATTGAGCCGTCTGTTGAACCGCAAGCTTCTGAAGCACCGTCCCATAAAAAAACAACGCCCACCGCCACGACCCAATCACCGCCGCCTGCAGAGAAACCGGAGACGCGGCCAAACCCCGCCGGGGGATGGCTCGCCAAAGTGTGGAGCCGCTTGAAGGCGGCGGTGCCGAGAAAGCCGGATCGGCGCTTGTGA
- a CDS encoding DEAD/DEAH box helicase → MERPEEDNLQAEIIRASRESSDGSGPPAWLRKGAKVQSPAHGKGMISAVLSGRVYVEFAGGRIVSYPHWEQALNRGQLSPPSAGDRPADGDIRASPSPSGSPQGSGGTDATSAQITDPRFRAFATAFSGTAHHISVTPGRQAQTEELPGDLPDELARALASAGVQSLYSHQAEALTRLRSGQDLMLCTPTASGKTLCFNPAIFESCLADPNVTALYLYPLKALLYDQLSKLEQLDAGLDGGLKIRALSGDTDLPSRREVFSPGPPRLLAANPDILHFWLYKIKHAEEWRGWREYLRRLRWVVLDEAHIYTGNFGAHMASLVRRLRLAVDTVGGDSDRLQFVLASATVGNPEQMALALTGRAHTPERLAVVSHSGAAVGEKTFVSLQPTGSANPESAKIVLEWLRQGISGLVFCNSRSAAKSLLTLIRRMMRGDRLLAGRTSQVSLFYGSVRPEQRARITEALRSGDVRVVVTTSALEAGLDLPSVDAVLLRGYPGSLMATRQRAGRCGRSGPGLVVFLPVASNPLDSYYAMHPGKLLTAPPEQAAFNADYPSLLAAHLKCACAESHLQVDGIEPLFGKAASRVAESLVRRGHLRERGLRLTAPGFPHSEVGLRGDAGDSFRLVDADTDETIEELSALFAYMEAHPEAIYLCLDGEHQEAFYKVEGLDCWRKRAVARRLGEDPEYRTRAISQIDIEQKERLAEPRVQTTPISEGRGRLTLSWGNVATLITGYNLERTSRKNACANAQCQNHRRPVRGAVCPFCRTPTKQVGVNDATETHAFPTPYRLAFEAPMLSVELNPPLRSAVEERAFAVRTKMQRSGIEEPWEGEDIWVAMHSFEHLLSQAVPLQLLMGGHDLAGATFLEHPQLHGTATLFYDASPGGTGASEALFDRFDEFIQSALELAASCRCEAGCPTCLFRHGCNHHNLGLNKELGLYVLELLTGIGTPEQ, encoded by the coding sequence ATGGAGAGACCCGAAGAGGACAACTTGCAAGCCGAAATCATTCGCGCCTCCAGGGAAAGCTCCGACGGCAGCGGGCCTCCGGCTTGGTTGCGCAAGGGCGCGAAGGTCCAGAGTCCGGCTCACGGCAAGGGGATGATTTCGGCGGTGCTGTCCGGCCGCGTGTATGTCGAATTCGCCGGCGGACGCATCGTGAGTTACCCACACTGGGAGCAGGCCCTGAATCGTGGCCAGTTGTCCCCCCCGAGCGCGGGGGACCGGCCGGCCGACGGCGACATCCGTGCATCGCCTTCGCCATCCGGATCGCCGCAGGGGAGCGGTGGCACCGATGCCACATCGGCCCAGATCACCGATCCGCGCTTTCGCGCTTTCGCGACAGCCTTCTCGGGCACCGCACACCACATCTCTGTCACCCCCGGCAGGCAGGCACAAACCGAGGAGTTGCCGGGTGATCTGCCAGACGAGCTGGCTCGGGCGCTTGCCAGCGCAGGGGTTCAAAGTCTCTACTCCCATCAGGCGGAGGCTCTCACCCGGCTGCGCTCCGGACAAGATTTGATGCTGTGCACACCGACCGCCTCCGGAAAAACCCTGTGCTTCAATCCGGCCATCTTCGAGTCTTGCCTCGCCGATCCGAATGTCACGGCGCTGTACCTCTACCCGCTCAAGGCCCTGCTCTACGACCAACTGAGCAAGCTCGAACAACTGGACGCCGGACTCGACGGGGGGCTCAAGATCCGCGCCCTCTCCGGCGACACCGACCTTCCGTCCCGCCGGGAAGTTTTTTCGCCCGGGCCTCCCCGACTGCTCGCGGCGAACCCAGACATCCTTCACTTCTGGCTGTACAAGATCAAGCACGCCGAGGAATGGCGAGGCTGGCGGGAATACCTGCGCCGGCTGCGGTGGGTCGTCCTCGACGAGGCCCACATCTACACCGGCAACTTCGGGGCTCATATGGCGAGCCTGGTGCGCCGACTGCGGCTGGCCGTGGACACCGTCGGAGGGGACAGCGATCGTTTGCAGTTCGTGCTTGCTTCAGCCACGGTCGGCAACCCGGAACAAATGGCCCTGGCGTTGACCGGTCGTGCGCACACACCCGAGCGCCTGGCCGTCGTCTCCCACAGCGGGGCGGCTGTGGGCGAGAAGACATTCGTATCCTTGCAACCCACCGGCTCGGCCAACCCGGAATCGGCGAAAATCGTCCTCGAATGGCTCAGGCAGGGCATCTCGGGATTGGTGTTTTGCAACTCGCGCTCGGCCGCCAAGTCGCTCCTCACCCTGATCCGCAGAATGATGCGCGGTGATCGCCTCCTCGCGGGCCGGACCTCCCAGGTGAGCCTGTTTTACGGCTCGGTTCGGCCAGAGCAACGCGCCCGGATCACAGAGGCCCTACGCTCTGGCGACGTGCGGGTCGTCGTCACCACCAGCGCCCTCGAAGCGGGACTCGACCTGCCCTCCGTCGACGCCGTGCTGCTGCGTGGCTACCCGGGCTCGCTGATGGCCACCCGCCAGCGGGCCGGTCGCTGCGGCCGTTCTGGACCCGGCCTGGTGGTGTTCTTGCCCGTGGCGAGCAACCCCCTCGACTCCTACTACGCGATGCACCCGGGCAAGCTGCTCACTGCCCCTCCCGAACAGGCCGCTTTCAACGCCGACTACCCTTCCCTGCTCGCAGCGCACCTCAAGTGCGCCTGCGCGGAGTCGCACTTGCAGGTCGATGGGATCGAGCCGCTGTTCGGCAAAGCCGCAAGCCGTGTTGCCGAAAGTCTCGTTCGCCGCGGCCATCTGCGCGAGCGGGGACTCAGGCTGACGGCACCCGGCTTTCCTCACTCTGAGGTGGGCCTTCGCGGTGATGCTGGCGACTCTTTCCGCCTTGTGGACGCCGACACGGACGAGACGATCGAGGAACTCTCTGCCCTCTTCGCCTACATGGAAGCCCATCCGGAGGCGATTTACCTTTGCCTGGACGGGGAGCATCAGGAGGCTTTTTACAAAGTCGAGGGCCTCGACTGCTGGCGCAAGCGGGCGGTGGCCCGCAGGTTGGGCGAGGACCCGGAGTACCGCACCAGGGCCATTTCGCAAATCGACATCGAGCAGAAGGAACGGTTGGCGGAGCCGCGCGTCCAAACCACCCCGATCTCCGAGGGGCGGGGGCGTTTAACCCTCTCGTGGGGCAACGTTGCCACCCTGATCACGGGTTATAACCTGGAGCGCACATCGCGCAAAAACGCCTGCGCCAACGCCCAATGCCAGAACCACCGCCGCCCCGTGCGTGGGGCCGTCTGCCCCTTCTGCCGCACCCCGACCAAGCAGGTGGGCGTGAACGATGCCACGGAGACTCACGCTTTCCCCACCCCCTACCGCCTCGCCTTTGAAGCGCCCATGCTCTCGGTCGAGCTGAACCCGCCCCTGCGTTCGGCCGTTGAGGAGCGGGCGTTCGCCGTGCGTACAAAAATGCAGCGCAGTGGCATCGAAGAACCTTGGGAAGGGGAAGACATCTGGGTGGCGATGCACTCCTTCGAACACCTGCTGTCCCAGGCGGTCCCGCTGCAGCTGTTGATGGGCGGCCACGACCTCGCCGGGGCCACGTTCTTGGAGCATCCCCAGTTGCACGGCACCGCGACACTTTTTTACGACGCCAGTCCAGGCGGGACCGGGGCCTCGGAAGCCCTTTTCGATCGCTTCGATGAGTTTATCCAGAGCGCCCTCGAACTGGCGGCAAGTTGCCGGTGCGAAGCCGGGTGTCCCACGTGCCTGTTCAGGCACGGCTGCAACCACCACAACCTCGGCCTGAACAAAGAACTCGGTTTGTACGTCTTGGAACTGCTGACTGGAATCGGGACGCCAGAGCAGTAA
- a CDS encoding MerR family transcriptional regulator, with the protein MKRPDESTAHSEDRRHALDAEPRRGEGGPGCNQHQPVYTISVASTLTGLHPQTIRKYERRGLLLPQRSRGNMGYRLYSRSDVDLLLNFKRLTTEGLNVESAAIVVALQNRLRDADRRLVAFGRLVP; encoded by the coding sequence ATGAAGCGGCCCGATGAGAGTACCGCCCATTCAGAGGACCGGCGTCATGCCCTCGACGCCGAACCGCGCCGAGGCGAGGGTGGACCGGGTTGCAACCAGCATCAACCGGTGTACACCATATCTGTGGCTTCGACGCTGACAGGACTGCACCCACAAACGATCCGCAAATACGAACGGCGGGGTTTGCTCCTCCCACAGAGGAGCCGTGGAAACATGGGCTACCGCTTGTATTCGCGCAGTGATGTTGACCTTCTGCTCAATTTCAAGCGGCTGACAACCGAAGGACTGAACGTCGAATCCGCAGCCATTGTGGTGGCGTTGCAAAATCGGTTGCGGGACGCAGACAGGCGGCTGGTCGCCTTCGGACGCCTCGTCCCTTGA
- a CDS encoding class I SAM-dependent methyltransferase yields the protein MQTDTAIEAVYETALIMAAYRAIEFNRKDALFRDHLAQKLSGLRGVTLAASLPGKSAKHASASYSVRTRLFDDLVLEAVNERGVGAVLNLGAGLDTRPYRLPVPNHLWWVEVDLPEVIAHKEARLIDDRPICHRRSYPIDVTDAAARQPLFFELAELHCEVAVCTEGLLPYLSPEQVSGLAVDLHRQANFRWWLTDLLSPSAMLVAQKRIDKHRPDIRLRFAPQEGPEFFSRFGWRPVRFNSFLEEGYRLGRGTLPTWSYKLAKTFCSESAWRFVCQLTGGVLLLERGEVADEAAR from the coding sequence ATGCAAACCGATACGGCCATTGAAGCCGTCTACGAAACCGCGCTGATCATGGCGGCATACAGGGCGATCGAATTCAACCGAAAGGACGCGCTCTTCCGTGATCACCTCGCTCAAAAGTTGTCCGGTCTTAGGGGTGTCACCCTTGCGGCATCGCTGCCGGGCAAATCGGCCAAACACGCTTCTGCCTCATACTCGGTGCGCACGAGGCTGTTCGACGACCTGGTGCTCGAAGCCGTCAACGAGCGCGGGGTCGGTGCGGTGTTGAACTTGGGGGCGGGGCTCGACACCAGGCCGTATCGGTTGCCGGTACCCAACCACCTTTGGTGGGTCGAAGTGGATCTCCCCGAAGTGATTGCCCACAAAGAGGCCCGGCTGATCGACGACCGCCCGATTTGCCACCGTCGCTCGTACCCCATTGACGTGACGGATGCAGCGGCCCGGCAGCCGTTGTTTTTCGAACTGGCCGAGCTACACTGCGAAGTCGCCGTCTGCACCGAAGGGCTGCTCCCTTACCTATCCCCCGAGCAAGTGTCGGGGCTGGCGGTGGACCTCCACCGGCAAGCCAATTTTCGATGGTGGTTGACGGATCTGCTGTCCCCGAGTGCCATGCTGGTCGCCCAGAAACGGATAGACAAACACAGACCGGACATCCGTCTGCGATTCGCTCCCCAAGAAGGGCCTGAATTTTTCTCCAGGTTCGGCTGGAGACCGGTTCGCTTTAATTCGTTTCTGGAGGAGGGATACCGTCTGGGACGCGGCACACTCCCAACCTGGTCGTACAAGCTGGCCAAGACATTCTGCTCCGAGAGTGCTTGGAGGTTTGTGTGCCAGCTTACTGGCGGCGTGCTGTTACTGGAGCGAGGGGAGGTGGCAGATGAAGCGGCCCGATGA
- a CDS encoding single-stranded DNA-binding protein, with protein MNVAVLSGTILDCPELRYSREGLACVSMRLGFEIVHGDGEEGYEIQLIAFGNLAVEAHKNFREGAGAVVEGRLLCETRGKYSAATREELGVKEKVIQLIANKFHPFNGMRALTGARKQKTAEAPMEYSEPKQRPAASEANDADGLSF; from the coding sequence ATGAACGTTGCAGTTTTGAGTGGAACAATACTTGATTGTCCAGAACTGAGGTATTCAAGAGAAGGTCTCGCTTGCGTGTCGATGCGGCTTGGGTTCGAAATTGTCCATGGCGACGGCGAAGAAGGGTACGAAATCCAATTGATCGCATTTGGAAATTTGGCGGTAGAGGCCCACAAGAATTTTAGAGAAGGAGCTGGGGCTGTCGTCGAAGGGCGCTTACTTTGCGAAACACGGGGCAAATATTCCGCTGCAACCCGCGAAGAGTTGGGCGTCAAAGAAAAAGTGATCCAATTGATAGCCAATAAATTCCATCCGTTTAACGGGATGCGGGCTTTAACCGGAGCTCGAAAGCAAAAAACAGCAGAAGCCCCTATGGAGTATAGCGAACCGAAACAGCGACCAGCGGCTTCGGAGGCCAATGACGCCGACGGATTGTCATTTTGA
- a CDS encoding RNA-guided endonuclease InsQ/TnpB family protein, with translation MKARFRYRLYPHPGQQVLLAKTFGCARVVYNDGLRLRNEAYDRGEPYLNDTELQKRVITQAKQTVERRWLAEVSVDALIQSLRDLHTAFKHFFDSVAGRRQGAKIGPPRFKNKTDKQAIRFTRNGFSVHSNCVYIAKVGHIPLAWSRPLPSVPSSATVIKDKAGRYFVSFVCEVQATPLPQRQQVVGIDLGLQTFATMSDGNKQDNPRIFRKLERKLGRLQRSLSCKAKGSKNRGKQRLKVARLHARIADKRADFLHKLSTQLLHENQVVVVEDLCVKGLGRTWLAKSFHDAGFGKFVSMLEAKALKYGRELVKVGRSFASSQICSNCQHKDGPKPLWVRRWRCPECKSEHDRDENAAKNILAQGLGERSGGLFQRPLNACGASVRPLATKAAGNEAGTHPKQRQKCRCEKESARL, from the coding sequence ATGAAGGCGAGATTCCGCTATCGACTCTACCCCCATCCCGGCCAGCAAGTGCTGCTCGCCAAGACCTTTGGCTGTGCCCGTGTCGTCTATAACGACGGTCTGCGCCTGCGCAACGAAGCCTACGATCGGGGCGAACCCTACCTCAACGACACCGAACTCCAGAAGCGGGTGATTACCCAGGCAAAGCAAACCGTCGAGCGCCGCTGGCTGGCGGAAGTGTCTGTCGATGCCCTCATTCAATCTTTGCGGGATTTGCACACTGCCTTCAAGCACTTTTTCGACTCGGTGGCCGGCAGGCGCCAGGGGGCGAAAATTGGTCCTCCCCGCTTCAAAAACAAGACCGATAAGCAAGCGATTCGCTTCACCCGCAACGGTTTTTCGGTCCATTCCAACTGCGTCTACATCGCCAAAGTCGGACATATCCCACTTGCATGGTCTCGTCCCCTGCCCTCAGTGCCTTCGAGTGCCACGGTGATCAAGGACAAAGCCGGGCGTTACTTCGTGAGCTTCGTCTGTGAGGTACAGGCTACTCCTCTGCCTCAGAGGCAACAGGTTGTGGGCATCGACCTGGGCTTGCAGACTTTTGCGACGATGAGCGACGGCAACAAGCAGGACAACCCTCGGATATTCCGCAAACTCGAACGCAAGCTGGGACGCTTGCAGCGGTCGTTGTCGTGCAAAGCCAAAGGCAGCAAGAATCGCGGTAAACAGCGTCTGAAGGTGGCGCGGCTGCATGCCCGGATAGCCGACAAGCGTGCAGATTTCTTGCACAAGCTCTCGACGCAGCTGCTCCACGAGAACCAAGTGGTGGTGGTCGAGGACTTGTGCGTGAAAGGGTTGGGACGGACCTGGCTAGCCAAATCGTTCCACGATGCCGGTTTTGGGAAGTTCGTGTCGATGCTGGAGGCCAAGGCGCTCAAGTATGGACGGGAACTTGTCAAAGTCGGCCGGTCCTTCGCCTCGTCTCAGATCTGCTCAAACTGTCAGCACAAGGATGGTCCGAAGCCGCTATGGGTGCGGCGATGGAGGTGTCCTGAGTGCAAAAGTGAGCACGATCGAGATGAAAATGCAGCGAAGAACATCCTCGCCCAGGGACTCGGGGAGAGGTCAGGGGGGTTGTTTCAACGCCCCTTAAACGCCTGTGGAGCCAGCGTAAGACCTTTGGCAACAAAGGCAGCAGGCAATGAAGCAGGAACCCACCCGAAGCAAAGGCAGAAATGCCGATGCGAGAAGGAATCTGCGCGCCTTTAG